From Polynucleobacter sp. MWH-P3-07-1:
CCTTGCGTGAATCTATAAATCTCATACTTCTTGCCGTCTTTAACGCCACTGGTTACAGGTACGCCAAATTCTGCGATTAAGGCATCTCGTGGTGTGCCTACTCTAAACAGAGAGACATCTTTTTTGGTTGGTTGATGTGCCGCCATATAGACAGAGCAACCACCTAATAAAAAAAATATGGAGGCGATAGCGCCGATTTTTATAAACTTCATTGAATACCTTATGTTTAACAGTGAGGGAACAACTTAGACTAATTTATTCCATAGCGTTTCATGACTTGGGCTACGTGCTCCCTGAGGTCGTAAAGGAGATTGGTATACGAACTGGGAATTTTTTCTTGTTTAATCAAAGCATCAATCTCAGCGCGCAAGCTTTCCAGTTCCTGCTGCGCTATCTCTCGCTTGCCACCTTGATCAAAGCGCTTCTCAATTTTGACTAACATCAAATAGAAGCGATTCACTCTACGGGTATAGAACCATTGGGTTAATGCTGGGTACGCTTGTGAAAATGGATAAATAATGGCCAAGAGAGGAACGAGCACCAAAAGCAACTTTCCAACAAAGCTGGCTGCCCAGTATGGCAAATGTTTTTGTAAAAATGGTTTGCCGCCCTTGGCGTAATAGTTTTGGGCATCAGAACTTAATGGAAAATCGACATCACGATCGGCCGGAAACTCATTCTCACCATGTAAAAAACTGGGTGGCTGATGAACATCATCCATGATCCCCATCATGAGATAAATTAATGCCGAATGTGTCTCTTTTTGGGCAACCACCGTAAAGGTAGTTGCTAGCAAGTTCATATTATTAGCTGGTTTATTGTGAATGAGATCAATCGTCCCCATCGGCAATGTAAGAACATGAAACTCTCGCATATTGCGTGAGATTCCCTCTGCATCAGGCCAATTAAGGACCTCTATACCTGGGCTATTAAAGAGCTTTTTAATTAAAGGGTCTTCGGCTGGGGCCGAGGTAAACATGGCATCAATCTCATTAGCATCAAGCGCTTTGAGCGCATCTTGGCGACCAAGATCCAAAAATTGGCTATTTTGCGCCGTGATCCCTACTGCTTTGAGGATTTGAGTTGCATTAGCGTGTATCCCCTGGGTAGGAAAGCCAATCGCAATGCGCTTTCCTTTTAGATCATTAATGTCCTGAATTTTTCCCAATTTGCTTTGGTAAAAAACCCAGACAGGGGCATAAACAATGCTACCTAGTGATTCAAGATTCGGATAGTTCGCACTATTAGCCGCACCACCTTCAATAAAACCAAATTCAATGTTTTTAGTATCGTGATTAACTAATGCAATATTTTCAAGGGTGCCGTTCGTTTCAATCACATTGACCTTAACCCCAGCCTTTTCAAACTCTTGGGCATATTTTTGGGCTGTCTCATAGAGAAAGGTTCCCTTTGGCCCTGCCGCAATATCGACAGTATTTGGGGGCAGCAAGAACAACTCCACCACTGCGACAGCGATAGCAATCAGAATGCCTAAACCGGCTATATAGAGGGCTGCTTGTTTTTTAGTCATAATGTCTCATTAAAGCATATGCACCAAGGGGAGATTATTACAAAATGAACAATCTAAAGACTCATAACACTATTGTTCATACTGGCTCTTTCGAAGATAAGTTAAAGAGTGAGTTCAAAAAAGGGGTCTCCCTATCGCTTTACTTTGGTATCTGGTTCTGTGCATTGGCATTTTTGGGAGCCACAACCCTAAGAGAATGGCCTATTCCATGGCGGATGTTTGGTTTTGCC
This genomic window contains:
- a CDS encoding TAXI family TRAP transporter solute-binding subunit, whose translation is MTKKQAALYIAGLGILIAIAVAVVELFLLPPNTVDIAAGPKGTFLYETAQKYAQEFEKAGVKVNVIETNGTLENIALVNHDTKNIEFGFIEGGAANSANYPNLESLGSIVYAPVWVFYQSKLGKIQDINDLKGKRIAIGFPTQGIHANATQILKAVGITAQNSQFLDLGRQDALKALDANEIDAMFTSAPAEDPLIKKLFNSPGIEVLNWPDAEGISRNMREFHVLTLPMGTIDLIHNKPANNMNLLATTFTVVAQKETHSALIYLMMGIMDDVHQPPSFLHGENEFPADRDVDFPLSSDAQNYYAKGGKPFLQKHLPYWAASFVGKLLLVLVPLLAIIYPFSQAYPALTQWFYTRRVNRFYLMLVKIEKRFDQGGKREIAQQELESLRAEIDALIKQEKIPSSYTNLLYDLREHVAQVMKRYGIN